A genomic region of Melanotaenia boesemani isolate fMelBoe1 chromosome 21, fMelBoe1.pri, whole genome shotgun sequence contains the following coding sequences:
- the LOC121632433 gene encoding transmembrane protein 238-like — protein MSTVQEDPATEKRYGGVGRCKCSFWFAVAHDILGVFIILVGVFGGLVVHDLFVYSGAIIIFFSLIWWVFWYTGNIDVSPNELEDDVGLIKVKKSGLSQVVRRVSDRLSNGIRNSFRKKGQSVREEPAGHNRPSNTSTDVSLSTIHDSTNASSSKTFLRETLSV, from the coding sequence ATGTCAACTGTACAAGAAGACCCAGCCACTGAGAAGAGGTATGGAGGAGTTGGTCGGTGCAAGTGCTCATTCTGGTTTGCTGTGGCCCACGACATACTTGGTGTCTTCATCATATTGGTGGGGGTGTTTGGAGGGCTGGTTGTCCATGACTTGTTTGTCTATTCCGGGGCCATTATCATCTTCTTCAGCCTGATCTGGTGGGTGTTCTGGTACACGGGCAACATTGATGTGTCACCCAATGAGCTAGAGGATGATGTGGGCCTGATCAAGGTGAAGAAAAGTGGACTCAGCCAGGTTGTGCGGCGGGTTTCTGACCGCCTCTCCAACGGCATCAGGAACTCTTTCAGAAAGAAAGGTCAATCTGTCAGAGAGGAACCTGCAGGCCACAACAGACCTTCAAACACCAGTACAGATGTGTCACTCTCCACTATACACGACAGCACCAACGCTTCCTcctcaaaaacatttttgcgGGAGACCTTGTCAGTATGA
- the LOC121632440 gene encoding phosphoinositide-interacting protein-like, with the protein METIRETLPPDGSESLCPDPQSAAAMAPGWTYFHKPITAIVMGALMSATGSLLFLIQPSGVTDASRSVASACLSIGLMFVVVGLVWIPILKEKHRRQRFSQGA; encoded by the coding sequence ATGGAGACTATCAGAGAAACTTTACCTCCAGATGGGAGTGAAAGCCTTTGTCCAGAccctcagtctgcagctgcaatGGCCCCAGGCTGGACCTACTTCCACAAACCCATTACTGCGATAGTGATGGGAGCTTTGATGTCTGCCACAGGTTCGCTTCTCTTCCTCATCCAGCCGTCGGGGGTGACTGATGCATCCCGCTCTGTGGCCTCGGCCTGCCTGTCTATAGGGCTGATGTTTGTGGTGGTGGGGCTGGTGTGGATCCCCATTCTGAAAGAGAAGCACAGGCGGCAGCGATTCAGCCAGGGGGCTTGA